A single genomic interval of Bacillota bacterium harbors:
- the tuf gene encoding elongation factor Tu (EF-Tu; promotes GTP-dependent binding of aminoacyl-tRNA to the A-site of ribosomes during protein biosynthesis; when the tRNA anticodon matches the mRNA codon, GTP hydrolysis results; the inactive EF-Tu-GDP leaves the ribosome and release of GDP is promoted by elongation factor Ts; many prokaryotes have two copies of the gene encoding EF-Tu), with the protein VANLPEGTEMVMPGDNIEMDIELITPIAIEEGLRFAIREGGRTVGAGVVTGIVND; encoded by the coding sequence GAGTTGCAAACCTGCCTGAAGGAACAGAAATGGTAATGCCCGGGGATAACATTGAAATGGACATCGAACTCATCACCCCTATCGCCATTGAAGAAGGTCTGCGCTTTGCTATCCGTGAAGGCGGACGTACCGTGGGAGCCGGCGTAGTTACCGGTATCGTTAACGATTAG